The Anaerobranca gottschalkii DSM 13577 nucleotide sequence ATAGGTGGAAAAATTTTTAAAAAGAACCGCTTAATATCAAGAAGTGATTCTTGATACTTATTTAGTAGCCACTTTTCCTTTCCAAGTATTTTTAATTGCCAATAATTATTGATTCCATCATTAGCTATTGCCATTGATTCACCAATAGCATCGAATAATTTTTTTCTTATTTGTTGAAGGGGTCTTCCAATAAACATTTGTAATACTAATGCTAGTACCATTACAGGTAGTAAATATAGAGTGATTCTATAGTGTATAAAAGAGATTACAAATATAGAAACAATAATAGATAATATTTTAGATACCAAAGGTAAAAGTCCCATACCAAAGTACGATGATGCTAGTGACAGGTTATGGGACACTCTGGTCAATAGGTCACCTACTTTTTGCTTTTTAATCCAACTAAATGTTGAGTTTAGTATTGTCAACTCTGTGTATTCTTTATATGTATACTCGATATCTGAAGTTAGTCGACTTTGAATTAGAGAAGTAAGGAAAGAAATTATAGCCATTGTCGCCATAATTGCTATTAATGTAAAAATTGTATTGTTAACTGAAGAACCAGATGCCACTCCTTCAAAAAGTTGACCAAGCACTCTTGCATTAAAAACTGATAAGACAATATTAGTTAAAAGAAAAGTTGTTAATAATCCTATTATAAATAAATGTTTTCTCTTCAGGGGCCTCAATGCCAAACTAATTGTAGATTTTTTTTCTTGACTATTCATTTTTATCACCTCTCACCGCTTCTTATACGTACTAATGGGTTTTAGTAACCTATAACCCTTCGACCCTCCTTTCCTTAAGTTATTCTAAATTGATTTGGAAAATTTTTTCATAAAAAAATATTATAATAGCTCTTCTAAATTGTCAACATTTTTTATTTTTTGTATAAAATTGAAAATTGTCTATTGGTCTATCAGCTTCCCAACCTACTCTGAAGCAATAAAAAGACCCGTAGGAGTTATGTGTTTAGCTCTTACGGGTTTTGCTTTTACTATGATATTAAATGTTTTCAAAGTCGTAATCACACTTTAAAAAAAACTTACACCTTTCAATAATTTGTATTTTGATTTCATTATAATCCAATAATTCACATATAAAAATAGCTTTTTTGATAGAATTAACATATTCAGGGTTACTCAGGTAATATTCTATTACTCCTTTACCGTAATATAGTATATGTAATCCGGAAAACTGTTTATTTTTTTTGCAGTAATTAATACCTAAATCAGTATATTTTAAAGCATTTTGATAATCATTGTTTCTTTTGTATGCTGTAGAAAGGTTGTGACAAATTTTTGGGTAAAGGGGATGATCTGAATTCAAATTATCAAAACAAAATTGCATGATTTCAAGATACATAGTACTATTTCCTAAATCGTTTATAACGAAGGCAATGTTCATAAGTATTCTTAATTCTGTTAAAGAATATGTATAATCTTTATAATTTTCAATGGTAAATTCTTCATTACTAACTATTAAAGCATTGATCAATTTTTTATAAGCACTGTGAGGATCATTGTGTACCTTATATAAGATAGCACCTTCAATGAAATAGCTAATTTGCTCAATTTGGATTTTATAATAATCACTAATGGCTGAAGGATTTAATTTATTTATCTCATCTAGTACAGTAGATAATTTTTCATATTCATTGTTATCTAATTTTGATTCTAACTTTTTTTTAATATTATTGAAAATAGTATAGTCATCTAATCTACATTTTAGTAGTAGTTCAGTAATATCTTCTTTCAAGGCAATAGAAAGAGCTTCTAATGTATCTAACCTTGGAACTACTTTGCCATTTTCAATTTTTCTCAAGGTCTCTTTATTGATACCTGTTTTTTCCGAAATCATTGATTGAGTGGATTTATGTTTCTTTCTTAATTGTCTTAATTGTTCCCCAAAAAGTTTTAAGTTATACGACACTTTAACGTTCCCCCTTAACACAAAAAAGTTAATTTGTCAACCCAATCAAAATAGGGTTTTATTATTATTTAGAATATTATAATATATAATTAATAATAAAACAATACAGCGAATATAGGGGTGTGTTGGATAAAAAACTACTAGTTTTTGTAAACTATGTTTTTTATGGGAGGATGACTGTAATGAAAAGAAAGTTTTTAGTATCTCTTTTGGCTCTATTGTTAGCCATAACTTTATTGGGATGTAACAATGAAAATACGGAATATACTGATAATCTAACAACAGAGGAGAAGCTAGAGGACTTTGAATATTTATACCAGATGATATACGAAAATTACCCTTTCTTAAATCCAGATTACGGATACGGAACCCAATGGTTAAATAATAAGGAGGTGTTCAAAAAACAGATTAAGGAGACAAAAAATGATGAAGAATTTATCATGGCTATTAGAAAAATTGTCGAAAGTTTACACCAAGGACATACTCATGCATTAGATGAGCAATCATTTAAAATGGCATATTCTGTATATTCCTGTCCAGAAATTGCTGAACTTACTAAACCGTGGCTAGAAGTATTAAACGACGATAAAGTGTTGAAATTCTATAATTTTAATCCAGAAACAGATATTACTGCGAGGCAAATTTATCAATCTCATTCGCCAGTTTTTGAGTCCAAGATAATAATCCCCAATGAAGTTGCTTACCTAAAAATTAGAAAAATGGAAACTGGAAGGATTGAAGAAGACGCTAAAGGGATAAGAACTTTCTTTGAGGAAGTTAAAGACTACGATAAATTGATAATTGATATTAGGGGTAATGGAGGGGGAGATACTAGGTATTGGATAGAAAATGTTGTTCAACCTTTAATAAGGGAACCACTGTCTGTAGAATACTATTCATTCTTTAGAGGAAATTATGCAAAGCCTTTTTACAAAGCTAGAGGTATGAAATTGAAACCATTATCTGAACTAGAAGATTATATGATTGAAAGAATTCCAGAAGAAATAAAAACAGACTTTGACTATTTTAATAATTCAAAATTTACCATAGAGCCCCTAGACCCCGTAGGATTTGAAGGTGACATATACTTACTAGTGGATAAGCTTGTCTATTCTGCAGCAGAAAGTTTCGCAGCATTTAGTAAAGATAGTGGCTTTGCAACGTTAGTAGGAGAGAGTACTGGTCGTGATGGTATTGGTATAGACCCACTGTTATTCTCTTTGCCTAATAGTGGTATAGTTATTAGGTATAGTGGGGCACTTGCTTTAAATGGAGATGGTACTATCCATCAGAAAGTAGGAATTGTTCCACATGTAGAAGTTGACCCTACAGTAGGGGCTGATTTTGAAACAGATACAGCTATACAGTATGTTATAAATAAAGGCTCTTCACACTAAACAACAAAATAAAACGATTTACAATTAGGTCAAGTGCTTCAAGCTGTGTCCACCTTTTAGCAGAAATCGATACAATTTAGCAGTATTGATATAGAAGTGAACTCTTTTCTAAACTGCTAAATTGTATCAAAATCATAGTCATTAGCCATATTGTGGATCTATATAAATAAATTAGACAAAATTTTTCTTTTTACTAAAACCACACCATTCTTAACGAAAAATTTAACACATGACAAAAAAGCCCTTCAAATCAAGGGTTTTGAGGTTATATCATGTAAGAGAAAAAGACGGAAAATTATTACTAAAATTATTACTTTTGTAGAATTTATTGTTTGAGGAAATTGTATAATTAAGAAATCAAAAACAAAAAATCAAGATATAGTATTATAAAAAGAACAAACACAATATATTGACAACTTAAACTAAAATTTAATTATGAAATTTCCTTAAGTATATAATCTGTCTATAGAAGGGCTTCATTTGTATATAATTGGTTGATTTTGGGGGGCTAAATAGTATGGATCAGATGAGATTCAAAATAATGCACGGGTTTTGGAAAAAATATGTATGGAAGTATAAGGCTAATTGGATTGTAGCTTTTTGCCTCAACGTTGTTTTCTTTGCCGTTAGTGCAATAATACCTTTTGTGTTCAAAGGGGTAATAGATTCATTTACAATTTACGATAGTATAATAAACCCATGGATATTAGCTTTTATTATAATAGAAGGTTTGCAAATAATACTACTATACAGTAAAGGGTATGCATGTCGTTTATTGGAGCTTAAAGTTAAAAAAGATATTAAAACACAAATGTATAGTAAATTTTTTACAGCGAGTTACCTTACATCCAATAAAATTAAGCCAGGAGAGGCAATTCAGAGAATCACAAGTGATGCAGCCAGTACCGGTCCACTTATTGTAGAAAGTTTTTCAGAGTTAGTAGGTCATCTTATTTTAGTTACAATTACAGTAGTTTTGATGTTTGTCCTATCACCCCATCTAGCAATCAGTTCTGTTTTCTTTATTATAATTTATAGCATTGGATATAAGAGGTATCAAAAAAATGCTCCTATCCTTGCTAATGATAGGCAGAAAGCGAACGCTAATTTTATTGCTACTTTGGAGGAAGGGCTTGATGCAAACTATTCAGTTCGTGTGCAGGGCTCTTATAGAAGTATATTAGATATTTTTAACAAATCTATTGATGAGTTTTTAGCTAAAAGTTTTAAGTTTTATAAATACAACCTTAAATTCCAAGGAGTCTTTTCATCACTTATCAGCTATGCAACATCAGTAACAGTAATACTTCTAGGGGCATGGCTTTTCTCACGTGGGTTAACAACAATAGGAACTATAGTAGCATTTTCTCAATATATTAATTGGTTGGTGGTGTTTGTTAATTTTATGTCAAATTATGCAACCCAAATTGAACCATCTATAGTTTCCTTAAACAGAGTAGAAGAGATATTAAACTGGGAGTCTCAGTTGAAATTTGAGGAAGATGTGAAGGGTAAAGAAAAAATTAATAACTTAGCCCAAAATGCTATAGAAATTCGTAATCTTGATTTTTCTTT carries:
- a CDS encoding S41 family peptidase — its product is MKRKFLVSLLALLLAITLLGCNNENTEYTDNLTTEEKLEDFEYLYQMIYENYPFLNPDYGYGTQWLNNKEVFKKQIKETKNDEEFIMAIRKIVESLHQGHTHALDEQSFKMAYSVYSCPEIAELTKPWLEVLNDDKVLKFYNFNPETDITARQIYQSHSPVFESKIIIPNEVAYLKIRKMETGRIEEDAKGIRTFFEEVKDYDKLIIDIRGNGGGDTRYWIENVVQPLIREPLSVEYYSFFRGNYAKPFYKARGMKLKPLSELEDYMIERIPEEIKTDFDYFNNSKFTIEPLDPVGFEGDIYLLVDKLVYSAAESFAAFSKDSGFATLVGESTGRDGIGIDPLLFSLPNSGIVIRYSGALALNGDGTIHQKVGIVPHVEVDPTVGADFETDTAIQYVINKGSSH
- a CDS encoding helix-turn-helix domain-containing protein — encoded protein: MSYNLKLFGEQLRQLRKKHKSTQSMISEKTGINKETLRKIENGKVVPRLDTLEALSIALKEDITELLLKCRLDDYTIFNNIKKKLESKLDNNEYEKLSTVLDEINKLNPSAISDYYKIQIEQISYFIEGAILYKVHNDPHSAYKKLINALIVSNEEFTIENYKDYTYSLTELRILMNIAFVINDLGNSTMYLEIMQFCFDNLNSDHPLYPKICHNLSTAYKRNNDYQNALKYTDLGINYCKKNKQFSGLHILYYGKGVIEYYLSNPEYVNSIKKAIFICELLDYNEIKIQIIERCKFFLKCDYDFENI
- a CDS encoding ABC transporter transmembrane domain-containing protein, which encodes MNSQEKKSTISLALRPLKRKHLFIIGLLTTFLLTNIVLSVFNARVLGQLFEGVASGSSVNNTIFTLIAIMATMAIISFLTSLIQSRLTSDIEYTYKEYTELTILNSTFSWIKKQKVGDLLTRVSHNLSLASSYFGMGLLPLVSKILSIIVSIFVISFIHYRITLYLLPVMVLALVLQMFIGRPLQQIRKKLFDAIGESMAIANDGINNYWQLKILGKEKWLLNKYQESLLDIKRFFLKIFPPMVVFMSIGFILSIIPLVFLLFYGAFLYTNNYLSLSSYITVIILGIPITTSITTLSQQIV
- a CDS encoding ABC transporter transmembrane domain-containing protein, giving the protein MDQMRFKIMHGFWKKYVWKYKANWIVAFCLNVVFFAVSAIIPFVFKGVIDSFTIYDSIINPWILAFIIIEGLQIILLYSKGYACRLLELKVKKDIKTQMYSKFFTASYLTSNKIKPGEAIQRITSDAASTGPLIVESFSELVGHLILVTITVVLMFVLSPHLAISSVFFIIIYSIGYKRYQKNAPILANDRQKANANFIATLEEGLDANYSVRVQGSYRSILDIFNKSIDEFLAKSFKFYKYNLKFQGVFSSLISYATSVTVILLGAWLFSRGLTTIGTIVAFSQYINWLVVFVNFMSNYATQIEPSIVSLNRVEEILNWESQLKFEEDVKGKEKINNLAQNAIEIRNLDFSFKDVNIFNKLNLSIPTGKITFIKGVSGRGKSSLLNILLKLYPVEEGKVFINGIDINSLDEGDIMGLISVVEQEPKFFGNDISDCFSTFDNFSLNDLKSKAKKLGLDKVLDKILKSTNKGKLKDLSGGERKRLGILRGLSRETPIIVMDEPTAFIDDKTARSILTNAIKLYPNKTFIIITHDSSIEDLADLVIEI